From a single Candidatus Zixiibacteriota bacterium genomic region:
- a CDS encoding dual specificity protein phosphatase family protein has translation MDYHRIVSRLFVGSYPENAAEIERLRRESGVTAVLNLQTDDDMRHFGLDRDSLLDCYRSCGIELRRIPVRDFDAVDLRDKLPACVSALNDLLESGHTVYLHCSAGAGRSPTVAIAYLSWRRGWELDRAVAHVTQCRPCFPNIEAIRLCSPDR, from the coding sequence ATGGATTACCACCGGATCGTTTCGAGACTGTTCGTCGGTTCCTATCCGGAAAATGCCGCGGAGATCGAACGCCTGCGGCGGGAAAGCGGCGTCACGGCGGTGTTGAACCTCCAAACCGACGACGACATGCGCCACTTCGGGCTGGACCGGGATTCGCTGCTCGATTGCTACAGGAGCTGCGGCATCGAGCTTCGCCGCATTCCGGTGCGCGACTTCGACGCAGTGGATCTTCGAGACAAGCTCCCGGCTTGCGTGTCCGCATTGAACGACCTTCTGGAATCGGGCCACACGGTTTACCTTCACTGCTCCGCGGGCGCCGGCCGGTCGCCGACGGTGGCGATCGCCTATCTCTCGTGGCGCCGCGGCTGGGAGCTGGACCGGGCCGTCGCTCACGTCACGCAATGCCGGCCTTGCTTCCCGAACATCGAAGCGATCCGGCTTTGCAGCCCCGATCGCTGA
- a CDS encoding ribose-phosphate pyrophosphokinase codes for MSLKVLSGSSHPKLAERVAAALGLEPVRRVLERFPDSELHLELQESVRGDDVYVLQPTSPPVDEHLLELLLMADACRRAGAGRLTAVLPYFGYARQDRRARGREPVSARLVCDLIAACGYRRLVAVDLHSRAIETALTIPLEHLSAVPILAEAVRPSISSDAVVVSPDLGAVKMAERYAAFLDLPVAIAHKTRISGTEVSVRRIVGEVRGREVLLVDDMISTGGTLEKAIEALLDAGCSPHGIKVAASHALLAGPAARLLGKLPVEKIYTCDSVSVAAGFPVPIQISPLAPLLAEALRRLHNEESLAGLVNP; via the coding sequence ATGAGCCTCAAGGTCCTGTCGGGCTCCTCCCACCCGAAGCTCGCCGAGCGCGTGGCCGCGGCTCTCGGCCTGGAACCCGTGCGGCGCGTGCTCGAGCGCTTCCCGGACAGCGAGCTCCATCTGGAGCTGCAGGAGAGCGTTCGGGGCGACGACGTTTACGTCCTGCAACCCACGAGCCCGCCCGTCGACGAGCACCTCCTCGAGCTGCTGCTCATGGCCGACGCCTGCCGCCGGGCCGGCGCAGGCCGCCTCACCGCCGTGCTCCCCTACTTCGGCTACGCGCGGCAGGACCGCCGCGCGCGCGGCCGCGAGCCGGTGAGCGCCCGGCTCGTCTGCGACCTGATCGCGGCGTGCGGCTACCGTCGGCTCGTCGCCGTCGATCTCCACAGCCGCGCGATCGAGACCGCTCTGACGATACCGCTGGAGCACCTGAGCGCGGTTCCGATTCTGGCGGAAGCCGTCCGCCCTTCCATCAGCTCCGACGCGGTGGTCGTCTCGCCCGACCTCGGGGCCGTTAAGATGGCCGAGCGCTACGCGGCGTTCCTGGATCTGCCGGTCGCCATCGCGCACAAGACCCGGATCAGCGGAACGGAAGTGAGCGTTCGGCGGATCGTCGGCGAGGTCCGCGGCCGGGAAGTACTGCTCGTCGACGATATGATCAGCACGGGCGGAACCCTGGAAAAGGCGATTGAGGCCTTGCTCGACGCGGGCTGCTCGCCTCACGGCATCAAGGTCGCCGCGAGCCATGCCCTGCTCGCCGGTCCCGCGGCGCGGCTGCTGGGAAAGCTTCCCGTCGAAAAGATATACACCTGCGACAGCGTTTCGGTCGCTGCAGGTTTTCCCGTGCCGATCCAGATCTCGCCGCTGGCCCCTCTCCTCGCCGAGGCGCTCCGGCGGCTCCACAACGAAGAATCGCTTGCAGGGCTGGTTAACCCCTAG
- a CDS encoding DUF2267 domain-containing protein, which produces MTNAALEIFDSSLQKTQIWLNDVMSELGWDNIHKAYLALRTVLHALRDRLTVEEAVHLGAELPMPIRGFYYEGWTPRKKPVKERHKSEFLDHIAHAFRNDERVDPEKVARAVFKVLSRHVSKGEIHDVTHLLPKSLRELWP; this is translated from the coding sequence ATGACCAACGCCGCCCTGGAGATTTTCGACTCGTCCCTGCAGAAGACCCAGATCTGGCTCAACGACGTGATGAGCGAGCTCGGCTGGGACAATATCCACAAAGCCTATCTGGCGCTGCGCACGGTGCTCCACGCGCTGCGGGATCGGTTGACCGTCGAGGAGGCGGTGCACCTCGGTGCCGAGCTGCCGATGCCGATACGCGGATTCTACTACGAGGGATGGACGCCCAGGAAGAAGCCGGTCAAGGAACGTCACAAGAGCGAGTTTCTCGACCACATCGCGCACGCTTTTCGCAACGACGAGCGCGTCGACCCGGAGAAGGTGGCGCGCGCGGTTTTCAAGGTCCTCTCGCGCCACGTGAGCAAGGGGGAAATCCATGACGTAACGCACCTTCTCCCCAAGTCGCTGCGCGAGCTCTGGCCGTAG
- a CDS encoding DegQ family serine endoprotease, with the protein MKPFHRRAMGATAVLLFLAVALAGEDEARAAEARQGALPDFVALAEKLGPVVVNISTTQVLKDFPGPFGREDPFAEFWRRFFGEIYPPEFRQRGLGSGFIIERDGTILTNNHVVENAQKIVVQLYDGRQYAAKIVGRDEKTDLAVIKIDAKGELPVAPLGDSDRLRVGEWVLAMGSPFGLQNTVTAGIVSAKSRQIGAGPYDDFIQTDASINPGNSGGPLINLRGEVVGINTAIFSRTGANIGIGFAIPINLAKELLPELKTRGRVTRGWLGVSVQKVTPEIADSLGMERPGGALVASVVPGSPAAKAGIRARDVIVEYGGKAVKESSDLPWMVARTRPGSRVDIVVLRDKKRLTLAVTVAELKEERPAVPAPKHEDILGLTVQDVTPEIAQGLGLERAQGALITAVAPGSAADDAGLRQGDVILEVDRKTIRNVSDYRQAIAGLKRGGVVLFLVQRGQSPAFIAVKVPREKNRP; encoded by the coding sequence ATGAAACCGTTTCACAGGCGTGCGATGGGAGCCACAGCGGTTCTGTTGTTCCTCGCGGTCGCGCTGGCCGGGGAGGACGAGGCACGGGCGGCGGAAGCGAGACAAGGGGCCTTGCCGGACTTCGTCGCGCTGGCGGAGAAGCTCGGCCCCGTGGTCGTCAACATCTCGACCACGCAGGTGCTCAAGGACTTTCCGGGCCCGTTCGGCAGGGAAGATCCCTTCGCCGAATTCTGGAGGAGGTTCTTCGGCGAAATCTATCCACCCGAGTTCCGGCAGCGCGGGCTCGGCTCGGGCTTCATCATCGAGCGCGACGGCACCATTCTCACGAACAACCATGTCGTCGAGAACGCGCAGAAGATCGTCGTCCAGCTCTATGACGGGCGGCAGTACGCGGCGAAGATCGTCGGCCGTGACGAGAAAACCGACCTGGCGGTCATCAAGATCGACGCGAAAGGGGAGCTACCCGTGGCCCCCTTGGGAGACTCCGACCGGTTGAGGGTAGGAGAGTGGGTCCTCGCCATGGGAAGCCCGTTCGGCCTGCAGAACACGGTGACCGCCGGAATCGTGAGCGCGAAAAGCCGCCAGATCGGAGCGGGGCCCTACGACGACTTCATACAAACCGACGCCTCCATCAATCCGGGCAACTCCGGAGGGCCGCTGATCAACCTGCGCGGGGAGGTCGTCGGGATCAATACGGCGATTTTCAGCCGGACGGGGGCGAATATCGGGATCGGCTTCGCCATTCCCATCAATCTCGCCAAAGAGCTGCTGCCCGAGCTGAAGACCAGAGGCAGAGTGACTCGCGGTTGGCTGGGCGTGAGCGTTCAGAAGGTCACGCCCGAGATCGCCGATTCGTTGGGAATGGAGAGGCCCGGCGGCGCGCTCGTCGCGAGCGTGGTCCCCGGCAGTCCCGCGGCGAAAGCCGGGATCAGAGCCCGAGACGTTATCGTCGAGTACGGCGGAAAAGCGGTGAAGGAGTCTTCCGATCTTCCGTGGATGGTAGCGCGCACGCGCCCCGGGTCGCGGGTCGACATCGTGGTCCTGCGGGACAAGAAGCGCCTCACGCTTGCGGTCACGGTCGCCGAGCTGAAGGAGGAGCGACCGGCGGTTCCTGCCCCGAAGCACGAAGACATCCTCGGGTTGACGGTGCAGGACGTGACCCCGGAGATCGCGCAGGGCCTCGGGCTCGAGCGGGCCCAGGGAGCCCTGATCACCGCGGTCGCGCCCGGGAGCGCCGCCGACGACGCGGGATTACGCCAGGGCGACGTGATCCTGGAAGTCGACCGCAAGACGATCCGCAACGTGTCCGATTACCGTCAGGCGATTGCGGGATTGAAAAGAGGAGGCGTCGTTCTTTTTCTCGTGCAGCGCGGCCAGAGCCCGGCGTTCATCGCGGTCAAGGTCCCGCGGGAAAAAAACCGACCGTGA
- the polX gene encoding DNA polymerase/3'-5' exonuclease PolX, which yields MENVEIARVLSRYADLLEIQGEDLFRILAYRKAARTLESLSQPVAQMLAEGKNLDELPGIGKSMAEHIEEIVRTGTLTGFKKLRKKIPASLAELLDIEGLGPKRAKLLYDRLGISSVKELERALDSGKVASLPGFGQKSCEKIRQALRNLGKRPRRFKLLDADQLVRPLVDYLRKGGDVEQLEVAGSYRRRMETVGDIDILAASEKPEAVMGRFRAYPEVDRVVAAGTTRGTVILRSGLQVDLRILARRSYGAALHYFTGSKAHNVAVRKLGVERGLRINEYGVFRVPRGKKADETGVEEGERIGGATEEEVFRAVGLDWVPPELREDRGEIQAAQKHRLPDLIVLGDIRGDLHLHSKWTDGAATILEMVRACRERGYEYCAITDHSRAVRVAGGLSPDDFRRQRDEIERARAKVQGIAVLAGCEVDILPDGSLDLPDALLEQLDVVVAAVHSRMNMTQSEMTRRVLKALAHPAVTILAHPTGRLINEREPFAIDLEQVFHAAKERNVAIELNAQPDRLDLNDLHALRAREIGVKIAVNTDAHSVEQLHFMKYGVDQARRGWLEKRHVLNALARPQLEAWLNQRRRRFDKAAAV from the coding sequence ATGGAAAACGTCGAGATCGCGCGGGTATTGAGCAGGTATGCGGACCTGCTCGAGATCCAGGGCGAAGACCTCTTCCGGATCCTCGCATACCGGAAAGCCGCGCGGACGCTGGAAAGCCTTTCGCAGCCGGTCGCCCAAATGCTCGCGGAGGGCAAGAACCTCGACGAGCTACCGGGAATAGGCAAGAGCATGGCCGAGCACATCGAGGAGATCGTCCGGACCGGGACCTTGACCGGATTCAAGAAGCTCCGAAAAAAGATCCCCGCGAGCCTGGCCGAGCTGCTCGACATCGAGGGCCTCGGTCCGAAGCGGGCAAAGCTGCTTTACGATCGTCTGGGCATAAGCTCCGTCAAGGAGCTCGAGCGCGCCCTCGACTCGGGCAAGGTCGCCTCTCTCCCGGGGTTCGGCCAGAAGAGCTGCGAGAAGATCCGCCAGGCGCTTCGCAATCTCGGCAAACGCCCCCGACGGTTCAAGCTGCTCGACGCCGACCAGCTGGTCCGGCCCCTCGTGGACTACCTGCGCAAAGGCGGCGACGTCGAGCAGCTCGAGGTTGCCGGGAGCTACCGCCGGCGCATGGAAACGGTCGGCGACATCGATATCCTGGCGGCTTCCGAAAAGCCGGAAGCGGTCATGGGTCGCTTTCGCGCCTATCCGGAGGTCGACCGCGTGGTGGCCGCCGGCACGACGCGCGGCACCGTGATCCTGCGCTCCGGCCTCCAGGTGGACCTCCGGATCCTCGCGCGGCGCTCCTACGGAGCCGCCTTGCACTACTTTACGGGATCCAAGGCTCACAACGTGGCGGTTCGCAAGCTCGGCGTGGAACGCGGCCTTCGGATCAACGAGTACGGCGTTTTCCGCGTGCCGCGCGGAAAGAAAGCCGACGAGACGGGCGTCGAGGAAGGCGAGCGGATCGGCGGTGCGACCGAAGAAGAGGTCTTCCGCGCGGTGGGCCTGGACTGGGTGCCTCCCGAGCTGCGCGAAGATCGCGGGGAGATCCAGGCCGCCCAAAAGCACCGGCTGCCCGACCTGATCGTCCTCGGCGACATCCGCGGCGACCTCCACCTGCACAGCAAGTGGACGGACGGTGCCGCGACGATCCTGGAGATGGTGCGCGCTTGCCGGGAGCGCGGTTACGAGTACTGCGCGATCACCGACCACAGCCGCGCCGTTCGCGTGGCCGGAGGCCTGAGCCCCGACGATTTCCGGCGGCAGCGGGACGAGATCGAGCGGGCGCGCGCGAAGGTGCAGGGCATCGCCGTGCTCGCGGGCTGCGAGGTCGACATCCTGCCGGACGGGTCGCTCGATCTGCCGGACGCGCTCCTCGAGCAGCTCGATGTCGTCGTGGCGGCGGTCCATTCCCGGATGAACATGACGCAGAGCGAGATGACCAGACGCGTCCTCAAGGCTCTCGCCCATCCCGCCGTGACCATCCTGGCCCACCCCACCGGGCGGCTGATCAACGAGCGCGAGCCCTTCGCCATCGATCTGGAACAGGTATTTCACGCGGCGAAAGAGCGCAACGTCGCCATCGAGCTGAACGCCCAGCCCGACCGGCTCGATCTCAACGATTTGCACGCCTTGCGCGCGCGTGAAATCGGCGTCAAGATCGCGGTCAACACCGACGCGCACAGCGTCGAGCAGCTCCATTTCATGAAATACGGCGTCGATCAGGCCCGGCGCGGCTGGCTGGAAAAGCGCCATGTCCTGAACGCCCTCGCCCGGCCGCAGCTCGAAGCCTGGCTCAATCAGCGGCGCCGGCGATTCGACAAGGCCGCCGCCGTTTGA
- a CDS encoding cbb3-type cytochrome c oxidase subunit I, translating into MPEDRFALEEKLTAWHLGIALGALFLGTWFGPLQVLEHAGVDLYGVLAPGIQSYYQGLTLHGVLNALVFTTFFIVGFLTFTTVYSLKTSLRFPRLNAAGLWLMAGGLVLAAAPLLLNDATVLYTFYPPLKASALFYIGLTLVVVGSWVEGFGLYFTLGAWRAAHPGVRTPFIAFGSVLTMAMWQIASLGIAAEMLALLIPWSLGWVRGTDPLLARTLFWFTGHPIVYFWLLPAYVSWYGMLPRQAGGKVFSDPLARLAFWLFLVLSIPVGFHHQFADPGISPVWKAFHALLTYAVSFPSLLTAFTVIASLELGGRARGGTGLFGWVSKLPWRDPSFTAQALAIVTFALGGIGGIINASYNVDLIVHNTLWIVGHFHLTLATAVVLSFIGISYWLVPRLAGRELWSPRTALVQAWLWVAGMAPFSISHHLLGFRFGVPRRTMLGAAPYLAPEWNPLLVVAAIGGVLLWTSVVLYFIVILGTVLASRRVANPAEMPVAEAVRDVQETPAWLDAWRPWLIATVILIVLSYGWPLAELVRNAELSAPGMRVW; encoded by the coding sequence ATGCCTGAGGACCGCTTCGCGCTCGAGGAGAAACTGACCGCCTGGCATCTCGGGATCGCGCTGGGAGCGCTGTTCCTCGGCACCTGGTTCGGCCCGCTCCAGGTTCTCGAGCACGCCGGGGTCGACCTGTACGGCGTGCTCGCGCCGGGAATCCAGAGCTACTATCAGGGACTGACGCTTCACGGAGTTCTCAACGCGCTGGTCTTCACGACCTTTTTCATCGTCGGCTTTCTGACCTTCACGACCGTTTACAGCCTGAAGACGAGCCTGCGTTTTCCCCGGCTCAACGCCGCAGGGCTCTGGCTGATGGCGGGCGGGCTGGTGCTCGCCGCGGCTCCGCTGCTGCTGAACGACGCCACCGTGCTCTACACGTTTTATCCGCCGCTGAAGGCGAGCGCCTTGTTCTACATCGGGTTGACCCTCGTCGTCGTCGGCTCGTGGGTGGAAGGCTTCGGGCTCTATTTCACCCTCGGCGCGTGGCGCGCCGCGCACCCGGGGGTGCGCACTCCTTTCATCGCCTTCGGCTCCGTGCTGACCATGGCGATGTGGCAGATCGCGTCCCTGGGAATCGCTGCCGAGATGCTCGCCCTGCTCATTCCGTGGTCCCTGGGTTGGGTCCGGGGAACCGACCCGCTGCTCGCCCGAACCCTCTTCTGGTTCACCGGGCACCCCATCGTGTACTTCTGGCTCCTGCCCGCCTACGTCTCGTGGTACGGCATGCTCCCCCGGCAGGCGGGAGGGAAGGTTTTCAGCGATCCGCTGGCGCGCCTCGCTTTCTGGCTGTTTCTCGTGCTGTCGATTCCCGTGGGGTTCCATCACCAGTTCGCCGACCCGGGAATATCGCCCGTGTGGAAGGCGTTTCACGCGTTGCTGACCTACGCGGTTTCGTTTCCCAGCCTGCTCACCGCCTTCACGGTCATCGCATCGTTGGAGCTGGGCGGCCGGGCGCGCGGCGGAACGGGACTGTTCGGCTGGGTCAGCAAGCTGCCCTGGCGCGATCCTTCTTTCACCGCTCAGGCGCTCGCAATCGTGACCTTCGCGCTGGGCGGCATCGGGGGCATCATCAACGCCTCGTACAACGTCGATCTGATCGTGCACAATACGCTCTGGATCGTCGGCCACTTTCACCTGACGCTCGCCACCGCCGTGGTCCTGAGCTTTATCGGGATCAGCTACTGGCTCGTTCCCCGGCTCGCCGGAAGGGAGCTGTGGAGCCCGCGAACGGCCCTCGTCCAGGCGTGGCTCTGGGTCGCCGGGATGGCGCCGTTTTCCATCAGCCACCACCTCCTCGGATTTCGGTTCGGCGTGCCGAGGCGGACCATGCTCGGCGCGGCCCCTTACCTCGCCCCCGAGTGGAATCCGCTGCTGGTCGTCGCCGCGATCGGGGGCGTCCTGTTGTGGACGAGCGTCGTGCTTTATTTCATCGTGATCCTCGGCACCGTGCTCGCTTCGCGGAGGGTCGCGAATCCGGCGGAGATGCCGGTCGCGGAAGCGGTTCGCGACGTGCAGGAGACCCCGGCGTGGCTCGATGCGTGGAGGCCGTGGCTGATCGCGACGGTCATCCTGATCGTGCTTTCCTACGGATGGCCGCTGGCGGAGCTGGTGCGAAATGCCGAGCTGTCGGCTCCCGGCATGAGAGTCTGGTAA
- a CDS encoding cytochrome c oxidase subunit II — translation MNGFGVDSCERWWMVASGAILAAFFVAVVIGAFYGFALPGPEKRVDPGRVAVDPPFAEPAVLQRGPGRYDVYMRAQIWAFAPNEIRVPAGSTVTFYITSPDLQHGLLIERTNVNVMVLPGQVSKIAARFDEPGEYRFFCQEYCGLAHHAMFGRVVVEPRP, via the coding sequence ATGAACGGCTTCGGCGTCGATTCCTGCGAGCGGTGGTGGATGGTGGCGAGCGGAGCGATTCTCGCCGCCTTTTTCGTCGCCGTCGTGATCGGCGCATTCTACGGCTTTGCGTTGCCGGGCCCCGAAAAGCGCGTCGACCCCGGCCGCGTGGCGGTCGATCCTCCTTTTGCCGAGCCGGCCGTGCTGCAACGGGGCCCCGGGCGCTACGACGTTTACATGAGGGCTCAGATCTGGGCCTTCGCTCCCAATGAAATCAGGGTTCCGGCCGGCTCCACGGTGACCTTTTACATCACCAGCCCCGATCTCCAGCACGGCCTTCTGATCGAGCGGACCAACGTCAACGTCATGGTGCTTCCCGGGCAGGTGAGCAAGATCGCCGCGCGGTTCGACGAGCCCGGCGAATACCGGTTCTTCTGCCAGGAATACTGCGGCCTCGCTCACCATGCGATGTTCGGGAGGGTGGTCGTCGAGCCACGCCCATGA
- the ligA gene encoding NAD-dependent DNA ligase LigA, whose protein sequence is MAKAKLLEPVEVSRLSRAEARDYAERLRREIRRHDYLYYVKDRPEISDEEYDRLFDQLKRIEERFPDLVTPDSPTQRVGGKPLEQFRIVEHTAPMLSLDATREESEVRRFDERMRRSLGGKVRYLLEEKFDGASVELVYENGVLARALTRGDGLRGEEVTENVKTIRSVPLRLHGEHRAPPALLAVRGEILMRISAFEALNRRLLEAGNEPFANPRNAAAGSLRQLDPRVTAQRRLDAVVYEVMAVEGTRFAADSEALRAFEDWGLPTPGRVFEVFTVDEILERHAELARERDRLPYEIDGVVIKLDDLSARARLGSTAHHPRWAIAYKFAPRGERTRIEGIAVQVGRTGILTPVALMRPVEVGGVTISRATLHNREEVERKDVRTGDLVRIQRAGDVIPEVVERIPEPGLRRAPPFKMPSKCPACGSRVIERGPYTLCPNRFGCPAQLKGRIRHFASKRAFDIEGLGEETVSALVDRGLVREPADLFRLKKEDLLKVERFAERSAAKLADAIRNSRRVDLARFLYALGIPEVGAAVARDLADHFRSLDRLRRARRDELEAVPGIGPAMSEAIYEFFADRRNQRTIDALLEAGVQIAEAKKPSKGPLSGKTFVFTGSLDRFSRSEAQKLVESLGGEAASSVSRRVDYVVVGSEPGRKFDEARSKGVKTLTEAEFIALLRDAGAAV, encoded by the coding sequence ATGGCGAAAGCAAAGCTCCTGGAACCGGTGGAGGTCTCGCGGCTTTCGCGCGCGGAGGCCCGGGACTATGCCGAGCGGCTGCGGCGCGAGATCCGGCGCCACGACTACCTCTACTATGTCAAAGACCGCCCGGAGATCTCCGACGAGGAATACGACCGGCTCTTCGATCAGCTCAAGCGCATCGAGGAACGGTTCCCGGATCTGGTCACGCCGGACTCTCCGACCCAGCGGGTCGGCGGGAAACCGCTCGAACAGTTCCGCATCGTCGAGCATACCGCACCGATGCTGAGCCTCGACGCCACGCGCGAGGAGAGCGAGGTACGGCGCTTCGACGAGCGCATGCGCCGCAGCCTGGGCGGCAAGGTGCGCTATCTCCTGGAAGAAAAATTCGACGGCGCCTCCGTGGAGCTGGTTTACGAGAACGGGGTGCTCGCGCGCGCGCTGACGCGCGGCGACGGCCTCAGGGGCGAGGAGGTGACCGAAAACGTCAAGACGATCCGCTCCGTACCGCTGAGGCTCCACGGCGAGCACCGCGCCCCGCCGGCGTTGCTCGCGGTCCGCGGGGAGATCCTCATGAGGATCTCCGCCTTCGAGGCGCTCAATCGCAGGCTGCTCGAAGCCGGGAACGAGCCGTTCGCCAACCCGCGCAACGCCGCGGCCGGCTCTCTGCGACAGCTCGATCCGCGCGTGACCGCGCAGCGACGGCTGGACGCCGTCGTGTACGAGGTCATGGCGGTCGAGGGAACCCGTTTTGCGGCCGACTCGGAAGCCCTCAGAGCCTTCGAGGACTGGGGCTTGCCGACGCCCGGCAGGGTCTTTGAAGTTTTTACCGTGGACGAAATCCTCGAGCGTCACGCCGAGCTTGCCAGGGAGCGCGACCGCCTCCCCTACGAGATCGATGGAGTCGTGATCAAGCTCGACGATCTGAGCGCTCGCGCGAGGCTCGGCTCCACGGCGCACCACCCGCGCTGGGCGATCGCCTACAAATTCGCGCCGCGCGGCGAGCGGACTCGCATCGAAGGAATCGCCGTTCAGGTCGGCCGAACCGGCATCCTGACGCCCGTCGCCTTGATGCGTCCGGTCGAGGTCGGCGGCGTGACCATAAGCCGCGCCACGCTCCACAACCGCGAAGAGGTCGAGCGCAAGGACGTGCGCACGGGAGACCTGGTGCGAATCCAGCGGGCCGGAGATGTCATTCCGGAGGTCGTCGAGCGTATTCCCGAACCCGGCCTGCGGCGCGCGCCGCCCTTCAAGATGCCGTCGAAATGCCCCGCGTGCGGCAGCCGCGTGATCGAGCGCGGCCCTTACACGCTCTGCCCGAACCGCTTCGGCTGCCCGGCCCAGCTCAAGGGTCGCATCCGGCACTTCGCATCCAAGAGGGCGTTCGATATCGAGGGTCTGGGAGAGGAGACCGTCTCGGCCCTGGTCGACCGCGGACTGGTGCGCGAGCCCGCGGATCTCTTCCGCCTCAAAAAAGAGGATCTGCTGAAGGTCGAGCGCTTTGCGGAGCGCTCGGCGGCCAAGCTCGCCGACGCCATCCGGAACAGCCGGCGCGTCGACCTCGCCCGTTTTCTCTACGCTCTCGGCATCCCGGAAGTGGGAGCGGCCGTGGCGCGGGATCTGGCGGACCATTTCCGGAGCCTCGATCGCCTGCGGCGCGCGCGCCGCGACGAGCTCGAAGCGGTTCCGGGGATCGGCCCGGCGATGTCGGAGGCGATTTACGAGTTTTTTGCCGATCGGAGAAACCAGCGGACGATCGACGCGCTGCTCGAAGCCGGCGTGCAGATCGCCGAGGCCAAAAAGCCCTCGAAGGGGCCGCTGAGCGGCAAGACCTTCGTCTTCACGGGCTCGCTCGATCGCTTTTCCCGAAGCGAGGCTCAGAAGCTGGTGGAGAGCCTGGGCGGCGAGGCCGCCTCCTCCGTGAGCCGGCGGGTCGATTACGTCGTGGTGGGCTCCGAGCCGGGGAGGAAATTCGACGAGGCAAGATCCAAAGGCGTCAAGACGCTGACCGAAGCCGAATTCATCGCGCTGCTGCGCGACGCCGGAGCCGCAGTCTAG